Proteins from a single region of Primulina tabacum isolate GXHZ01 chromosome 5, ASM2559414v2, whole genome shotgun sequence:
- the LOC142546804 gene encoding shaggy-related protein kinase alpha-like isoform X2, with protein sequence MNMMRRLKSIASGRSSVSDPGGDSNVKRVKVEQEIDQIVAREVQAGEKYSRAPEQQMASNSSESVASTSDVHGRPEKSGYDELPKDMQEMKIRDDSKSDNQEDSDMEPTVVSGNGTETGQIIVTSVGGRDGQPKQTMSYMAERVVGTGSFGVVYQAKCLEMCESVAIKKVLQDRRYKNRELQIMRMLNHPNVVQLKHCFYSTTEKNEVYLNLVLEFVSETVYRTSRHYTRVNQHMPVFYVQLYTYQICRALNYVHSVIGVCHRDIKPQNLLVNPHTHQLKLCDFGSAKMLVPGEPNISYICSRYYRAPELIFGATEYTTAIDMWSVGCVMAELLLGQPLFPGESSVDQLVEIIKVLGTPTREEIKCMNPDYREFKFPQIKAHPWHKIFNKRMPTEAVDLVSRLLQYSPTLRFTALEACAHPFFDDLREPNACLPNGRPLPPLFNFMPEELAGVPAELVQRLIPDHAKK encoded by the exons ATGAATATGATGCGTCGGCTCAAGAGCATTGCTTCAGGCCGGTCCTCCGTTTCAGATCCT GGTGGGGATTCGAACGTTAAACGGGTGAAGGTGGAGCAAGAAATAGATCAAATAGTTGCCCGTGAGGTACAGGCGGGAGAAAAATATTCGAGAGCACCTGAACAGCAGATGGCTTCTAACTCTTCCGAATCTGTCGCCAGCACGTCAGATGTACATGGACGACCCGAGAAGTCTGGCTATGATGAGCTTCCCAAAGACATGCAAGAAATGAAAATTAGAGATGATAGTAAATCTGATAACCAAGAGGACAGT GATATGGAGCCCACTGTTGTTAGCGGTAACGGAACTGAGACCGGTCAGATAATTGTGACGTCAGTTGGGGGTCGTGATGGACAACCAAAACAG ACAATGTCTTATATGGCTGAGCGCGTGGTTGGAACTGGTTCATTCGGAGTTGTTTATCAG GCGAAGTGCCTCGAAATGTGCGAATCGGTCGCCATAAAGAAGGTGCTGCAGGATAGAAGATACAAGAACAGAGAACTGCAGATTATGCGCATGCTCAATCATCCTAACGTTGTTCAACTGAAGCATTGTTTTTATTCGACCACTGAAAAGAATGAGGTGTACCTTAATCTCGTCCTTGAGTTTGTCTCGGAAACCGTTTATCGAACTTCAAGGCACTATACCAGAGTGAATCAACACATGCCTGTCTTTTATGTGCAGTTATATACATATCAG ATTTGCCGTGCTCTGAATTATGTACATAGTGTTATTGGTGTTTGCCACCGTGACATAAAGCCGCAGAATCTTTTG GTAAATCCCCACACGCATCAGCTGAAGCTTTGTGATTTTGGAAGTGCAAAGATGCTG GTACCGGGTGAACCAAATATATCATACATATGCTCTCGTTATTACAGGGCTCCGGAACTAATCTTTGGAGCCACGGAGTACACAACTGCAATTGACATGTGGTCCGTTGGTTGTGTTATGGCTGAACTACTTCTAGGACAG CCTCTCTTTCCCGGAGAAAGCAGTGTAGATCAACTAGTTGAAATTATTAAG GTTTTGGGGACACCTACGAGAGAAGAAATCAAGTGCATGAATCCAGATTACAGAGAATTCAAGTTTCCTCAGATCAAAGCTCACCCTTGGCATAAG ATATTTAATAAACGAATGCCGACAGAAGCAGTGGATTTAGTGTCAAGGCTGCTCCAATATTCACCTACTCTACGTTTCACTGCT TTGGAGGCTTGTGCTCATCCGTTTTTTGACGACTTGAGAGAACCTAACGCATGTTTGCCAAATGGCCGTCCCCTACCTCCTCTGTTCAATTTTATGCCAGAAG AACTTGCTGGTGTGCCCGCAGAACTCGTGCAACGACTCATTCCAGACCATGCGAAGAAGTAA
- the LOC142546804 gene encoding shaggy-related protein kinase alpha-like isoform X1: MNMMRRLKSIASGRSSVSDPGGDSNVKRVKVEQEIDQIVAREVQAGEKYSRAPEQQMASNSSESVASTSDVHGRPEKSGYDELPKDMQEMKIRDDSKSDNQEDSVKDMEPTVVSGNGTETGQIIVTSVGGRDGQPKQTMSYMAERVVGTGSFGVVYQAKCLEMCESVAIKKVLQDRRYKNRELQIMRMLNHPNVVQLKHCFYSTTEKNEVYLNLVLEFVSETVYRTSRHYTRVNQHMPVFYVQLYTYQICRALNYVHSVIGVCHRDIKPQNLLVNPHTHQLKLCDFGSAKMLVPGEPNISYICSRYYRAPELIFGATEYTTAIDMWSVGCVMAELLLGQPLFPGESSVDQLVEIIKVLGTPTREEIKCMNPDYREFKFPQIKAHPWHKIFNKRMPTEAVDLVSRLLQYSPTLRFTALEACAHPFFDDLREPNACLPNGRPLPPLFNFMPEELAGVPAELVQRLIPDHAKK, encoded by the exons ATGAATATGATGCGTCGGCTCAAGAGCATTGCTTCAGGCCGGTCCTCCGTTTCAGATCCT GGTGGGGATTCGAACGTTAAACGGGTGAAGGTGGAGCAAGAAATAGATCAAATAGTTGCCCGTGAGGTACAGGCGGGAGAAAAATATTCGAGAGCACCTGAACAGCAGATGGCTTCTAACTCTTCCGAATCTGTCGCCAGCACGTCAGATGTACATGGACGACCCGAGAAGTCTGGCTATGATGAGCTTCCCAAAGACATGCAAGAAATGAAAATTAGAGATGATAGTAAATCTGATAACCAAGAGGACAGTGTAAAG GATATGGAGCCCACTGTTGTTAGCGGTAACGGAACTGAGACCGGTCAGATAATTGTGACGTCAGTTGGGGGTCGTGATGGACAACCAAAACAG ACAATGTCTTATATGGCTGAGCGCGTGGTTGGAACTGGTTCATTCGGAGTTGTTTATCAG GCGAAGTGCCTCGAAATGTGCGAATCGGTCGCCATAAAGAAGGTGCTGCAGGATAGAAGATACAAGAACAGAGAACTGCAGATTATGCGCATGCTCAATCATCCTAACGTTGTTCAACTGAAGCATTGTTTTTATTCGACCACTGAAAAGAATGAGGTGTACCTTAATCTCGTCCTTGAGTTTGTCTCGGAAACCGTTTATCGAACTTCAAGGCACTATACCAGAGTGAATCAACACATGCCTGTCTTTTATGTGCAGTTATATACATATCAG ATTTGCCGTGCTCTGAATTATGTACATAGTGTTATTGGTGTTTGCCACCGTGACATAAAGCCGCAGAATCTTTTG GTAAATCCCCACACGCATCAGCTGAAGCTTTGTGATTTTGGAAGTGCAAAGATGCTG GTACCGGGTGAACCAAATATATCATACATATGCTCTCGTTATTACAGGGCTCCGGAACTAATCTTTGGAGCCACGGAGTACACAACTGCAATTGACATGTGGTCCGTTGGTTGTGTTATGGCTGAACTACTTCTAGGACAG CCTCTCTTTCCCGGAGAAAGCAGTGTAGATCAACTAGTTGAAATTATTAAG GTTTTGGGGACACCTACGAGAGAAGAAATCAAGTGCATGAATCCAGATTACAGAGAATTCAAGTTTCCTCAGATCAAAGCTCACCCTTGGCATAAG ATATTTAATAAACGAATGCCGACAGAAGCAGTGGATTTAGTGTCAAGGCTGCTCCAATATTCACCTACTCTACGTTTCACTGCT TTGGAGGCTTGTGCTCATCCGTTTTTTGACGACTTGAGAGAACCTAACGCATGTTTGCCAAATGGCCGTCCCCTACCTCCTCTGTTCAATTTTATGCCAGAAG AACTTGCTGGTGTGCCCGCAGAACTCGTGCAACGACTCATTCCAGACCATGCGAAGAAGTAA